From Bacteroidales bacterium, one genomic window encodes:
- the rnpA gene encoding ribonuclease P protein component — protein sequence MKQNTLNKHERLKSRKAIECLLSDAKTFSLFPVRVLFKVFPGDNTEPLKVCVSVSKRKFKRAVDRNRLKRQMRESWRVHKHELRQKLGENNLRMDVMLIYISNEKEEFAKINEKIEASLKRLVQLIINN from the coding sequence ATGAAGCAAAATACTTTAAATAAACATGAACGCTTAAAAAGCAGAAAAGCTATTGAATGTTTATTGTCTGATGCTAAAACATTTAGTCTTTTCCCTGTTAGAGTTTTGTTTAAGGTTTTCCCCGGTGACAATACTGAGCCTCTGAAAGTGTGCGTAAGTGTGTCGAAACGTAAGTTTAAACGTGCTGTTGATAGAAACAGGCTTAAACGTCAGATGCGCGAAAGTTGGAGAGTTCACAAGCATGAACTTAGACAAAAACTCGGCGAAAATAATTTACGAATGGATGTAATGCTTATCTATATCTCTAATGAGAAAGAAGAGTTCGCGAAGATTAACGAAAAAATTGAGGCATCTTTAAAACGGCTTGTTCAGTTAATAATTAACAATTAA
- the rsgA gene encoding ribosome small subunit-dependent GTPase A yields MKKETGTVLRSTGGLSIVKHDKTGELIECTLRGRIRLKGARSTNPVVVGDKVVLHTDTTHNQTVITEILKRKNYIIRRATNLSKESHILAANIDNFYIIATLAEPNTSLMFIDRMLITAEAYRIDAKIVFNKIDLYEDEELLERFAEYITTYESIGYQCFRTSASKNIGIDDIKNDMAGKVSLFAGHSGTGKSSLINRIDPSLNLKIGDISEAHKQGKHTTTFATMHETVNNSYIIDTPGIRSFGLIDIDRDELYHFFPEIFKSSEHCQFYNCTHIHEPGCNVIQDVEEGIIPESRYFNYVTIFLDDDDEKYRHDDYA; encoded by the coding sequence ATGAAAAAAGAAACCGGTACTGTTCTTCGCTCTACAGGGGGCTTAAGCATAGTTAAACACGATAAAACTGGCGAACTAATTGAATGCACACTGCGCGGAAGAATTAGACTAAAAGGAGCACGGTCAACAAACCCTGTTGTTGTGGGCGATAAGGTTGTATTACATACTGACACCACGCACAATCAAACCGTTATTACAGAAATACTTAAACGTAAGAACTATATAATCCGCAGAGCGACAAATCTTAGTAAAGAGAGTCATATATTGGCAGCCAATATTGACAACTTTTATATTATAGCAACCTTGGCAGAGCCAAACACCTCTCTGATGTTTATTGACCGCATGCTGATTACTGCCGAAGCCTACCGTATTGATGCAAAAATTGTATTCAATAAAATTGATTTGTATGAAGATGAAGAACTACTTGAAAGATTTGCAGAATATATAACAACCTACGAATCTATTGGATACCAGTGTTTCCGTACCTCTGCGTCAAAAAACATAGGGATTGATGATATTAAAAACGATATGGCTGGCAAAGTATCTCTGTTTGCAGGTCATTCAGGAACCGGAAAAAGTAGTTTAATAAACAGAATAGACCCGTCACTAAATCTTAAAATCGGTGATATTTCAGAGGCACATAAACAGGGCAAGCACACCACAACTTTTGCTACAATGCATGAAACGGTCAACAATAGCTATATAATTGATACTCCGGGCATAAGGTCTTTTGGCTTGATTGATATTGACCGAGACGAGCTATACCACTTTTTTCCGGAAATATTCAAATCGTCCGAACATTGCCAATTTTACAACTGCACGCACATTCACGAGCCCGGGTGCAATGTTATTCAAGATGTTGAAGAGGGAATTATACCTGAATCGCGATATTTTAACTACGTTACTATATTTCTTGATGATGATGACGAAAAGTATAGACATGACGACTATGCGTAA
- a CDS encoding DUF2797 domain-containing protein, with translation MKFCKFSYFRIVLSKWAIKLGYYLQRNMNMYSGNILKMVSIHENPVKYFLPIGDSQIDMNELLGAEIKFSYLGIINCVACGAKTKKSFAQGYCYKCFITRPETEEDVLHPEKCKAHLGIARDMEWAKKNCLIEHHVYLSDTSQLKVGVTRNHQVPTRWIDQGASQAISFALTPNRYLAGIIEVFYKNHIADKTHWRTMLTNNNQKNVDLIESKQKLSSLLPDEYRQYFNSDDTIYKFEYPIIEKVTVKQSVNFDKKPIFSGRLIGIKGQYLLFDNSYALNIRKYSGYKFDIEV, from the coding sequence TTGAAGTTCTGCAAATTTAGCTATTTTCGCATAGTTTTATCAAAATGGGCTATAAAACTTGGTTATTATTTACAACGCAACATGAATATGTATTCCGGGAATATTCTTAAGATGGTATCAATCCACGAAAACCCTGTAAAATATTTTTTGCCAATAGGTGATTCACAAATTGATATGAACGAACTATTGGGTGCAGAAATAAAGTTTTCCTATTTGGGCATAATCAACTGCGTGGCGTGTGGAGCTAAAACAAAAAAATCTTTTGCTCAAGGATATTGCTATAAGTGCTTTATCACAAGACCTGAAACGGAAGAAGATGTTTTGCACCCCGAAAAATGTAAGGCGCATTTAGGAATTGCCCGCGATATGGAGTGGGCAAAGAAAAACTGTTTGATAGAACATCATGTGTATCTATCTGACACATCGCAACTTAAAGTTGGAGTAACACGTAATCACCAAGTGCCCACACGCTGGATAGACCAAGGAGCTTCGCAGGCAATTAGCTTTGCACTTACTCCCAACAGGTATTTGGCAGGAATTATTGAGGTATTCTATAAAAATCATATTGCCGACAAAACCCACTGGCGAACCATGTTAACAAACAACAATCAAAAAAATGTTGACCTGATTGAATCGAAGCAGAAACTAAGCAGCTTGTTACCAGATGAATACAGGCAATATTTTAATAGCGACGATACTATTTATAAATTTGAATATCCAATTATCGAGAAAGTAACTGTAAAACAATCTGTTAACTTCGATAAAAAGCCTATCTTTTCGGGAAGACTGATTGGAATAAAAGGGCAATATCTCTTGTTTGACAACAGCTACGCTCTGAATATCCGTAAATATTCTGGTTATAAGTTCGATATTGAGGTGTGA